Sequence from the Gloeocapsa sp. DLM2.Bin57 genome:
CGCGGTAAAAATCGTTGGCTCTCTTTGTTACTATCAGTAACTTTTTTTGTTATGGTCACTGTTGGCTATCGAACACCTAGCTATAGTAATCCTTGGTTGGATATTCTGATACAAGGTATTCAAATTCTGCAAATTTCCCAACTCTCCGATAGTCAAGAGGTAGAATTGGGTAAAGAAATTAATCAGCAATTATTAACCCAAAACAATCTCAGGGTAAATCGCAACCCTCAATTAAATCGTTACCTCAATAGTATTGGACAAAGAATAGCCAGAACTAGTGATCGTCCCTCACTCCCTTATACATTTCAAATTATTGACGATGACTCTGTTAACGCTTTTGCTACCATGGGAGGGTTTGTTTATATCAATACTGGTTTAATGGTTAAAGCTACTAATGAAGCTGAATTAGCTAGTGTAGTAGCTCACGAAGTAGGACACATAGTAGGTCGTCATGCTCTAAAAGCAATTCAAAGAAGAGCGATCGCCTCTGGGTTAATGAGAGCAACGGGATTAGAAGAAAGTGACGCCATTAGGTTAGGAATAGAGGTAGGTTTTAATTTACCCCGTAGTCGGGAAAATGAGCTAGAAGCAGATCAATTCGGCTTAAATAATCTGCAAAAAGCTGGATATGCTCCCATTGCTATGGTTACCTTTATGGAAACATTATTAAAATATTCTGGGGGGAGTAATTTAGCGATACTGAGTACCCATCCTGCGACACAAGATCGAATTGTTTTACTTAGAGAACAACTTAACCCTAATACAGCTAGTCGGGGAGATGGTTTAAACCCCCGAGAGTATCAACGTCAAATCCGTAGTTTATTCTAGATCATCTTCAGTTACTTTCTGACTAATTTTACTAGGATCGATATCAATAATCGCCTGTTGCAGAGTAAGACAACGATAAACCCTGTCTTTAGTATTGATTTGGTGGATTTTCTCGTTATCAACGTCAAAAGCGGTTAACCAACCACTACGAGGGTGATAAGCTCCTGTTTCAATATCAATCCAACCTCTCCCCCTAGCGATTTTACCAGGTTTGACTCCAGGTAGGGTAAAGGTAATCGTGTGTCCTGTCACAATTAATTTATCATTAAAATAAGGCTCACTCATCCCATGAAAGGGTTTTCTAATCCAGCAAAACTGCTCTGAGGATTGTTCCTCAATAGTTAGTTTAGGATCTAATCCCGCGTGGACTAACCAAATATCCCCTAAATCTAAATATAATGGTAAAGCTTTTAACCAGTTAACGTGTTCTTGAGGTATATTGTTTTGATAGCTTTCTAAGGTAGCATAACCACCACAATAAAGCCATATATGTAACTCATCCCGTAGGACTTTACCATCACCAATAGCATCGAGTAACATTTTTTCATGATTACCCAATAAACATGGATATTGATTATCCATTAAAAACTGTACCACTTGGGCACTATGAGGACCACGGTCAATTAAATCACCAAGAAAATAAATTTTATCTTCTTGACTAGGGGCGATCGCTTCTAGTAAGCTCATAAGAGCGTAGTAATGACCGTGAACGTCACCAATAACAATCCGACGCTGAGACATTATAATAATTATTTATTATCAAATTGAAGATGTTGTTGCCAACAACTACTAAGATCAATATTATCAAAAAACCCACTAGTTCTGGTTGGATCAACCAAGCTCTTAACAATCTAGAGATAATTTTACTGGATCATTCCCATTGTGAGCGCAAAGCGGCAGGAGTTGCCCTTAATTTTTTGTTTCGTTATCCTTCCTATCACGAGTTAGTTAGACAGTTAACAGCGATCGCCAAAGAAGAATTAGAGCATTTTGAGTTAGTTAACCAATGGTTAGAGCGTTTAGATATTCCCCTAGGACCTTTAAAACCTTCTCCCTATGGTGCTAAGCTTAAAGACCAGATTAGTAAACAAGAACCAGAAAGATTCCTTGATTCTCTATTAGTTGCTGCCTTGATTGAAGCGCGCTCTCATGAGAGATTAGGATTATTAGCCCAATTTTGCCCTAATCCCGAACTAGCTAGCTTTTATCGTGGTTTAATGGTCTCAGAAGCCCGTCACTATGGTATTTATTGGCTGTTAGCTCATCATTACTTTGAGAAAGAAAAGGTTAATCAACGTTTAGAGGAATTAGCCTTCATTGAAAGTGAGATCCTAGCTAATCTTTACCCTGAAGCGAGAATTCACAGTTAATCTTTACTCCAGTGTTACTATTAAATGAACCACAATCTAGATAGCCAAAGTTAAACTAAAATGAAAGGAGAATTTACAGCAATTATTGAAAAAGCCTCTGAGGGAGGATATTGGGCTATTTGTCCAGAAATACCAGGAGCAAATGCTCCTGGTGAAAGTAAGGAGTTTTTGGCACAAAAGATTCTCAAAAAGATGCCTAAGACGAGCAATCGCTCCACTTAAACTCCCTGTTTAACTAAGTTTTGGATTATACTCATTTTCTGATTTTGAGCAAAAACTTGTTTAATTTTGGCTGCTAATTTGTCTAAATTCCAACCTTCGAGGGTAACATCTTGTTCTTGGAAATACTCTACTAAGCTTAAACCTGCTACTCTAGTCAGATAAGCGGCACTGATTGCTTGTACACTTCCTCCTGCGATGTAGGTAATTGCGTTAGTTTTCAGCATTCCTGCGATAGTTTGGGTGGAGACTTCTACTAATCCTAGTTTGAGCATTAATTCTCCTAGGGTAGCAGCTGCGGTTTGAGCTTGAGAGAGGGAAAATTGTTGTTGGTATATTTTACCTAAATCAACCAACATCTGACCATTAATCCCGAGGGTAACGAGCAAATCTAGCGCAGCTATAGGGTTAGCTAACGCGCTAGCTGCAGCTAACCACTGATATTGTTCAATAATTGGTAAAGCGCGCTCAAAACGTAATTGATTGCTGAGAGTTTTAACTTTTTGTTGTAATTGTTTAGCTTCTCTCCAGGTTGTAGCTAAGACTAGTTGTTGATGGTGATTTTGAGTAATGTAGTTTAAGCGTTCTTGTAGAGGTTGAATAAGGGGTTGAGGATCTTCTAACCACTCTTTGATAGTACCATCTGTTTGATGTTCCCTGACTTTAACTGGTTTGGGTTGAGAAGCGATCGCGATCACATTTTCTACAGGAATAATTGATTGTACCCGTTGTTTTAGTTGTGCGGTGATTAAAACTTGTTCTTCGGGTAGATATTGGTCTTGTTTATTGAAAACTAAAATAATGTTATGGTTTAAACTGTGCCATTGTTGGATTTTTGACCATTCTGACTCAGTTAAATCTCCATTGACTAGGAATAATAATAAATCGCTATTATCTAAAGCTGTAGTTGTTTCTTGCCAACTTAAGTTGCTATAATTTGTTTCTAGGAGTTTTTTCAGAGTTGTTTTACCGACTT
This genomic interval carries:
- a CDS encoding M48 family peptidase, whose product is MLKFWERGKNRWLSLLLSVTFFVMVTVGYRTPSYSNPWLDILIQGIQILQISQLSDSQEVELGKEINQQLLTQNNLRVNRNPQLNRYLNSIGQRIARTSDRPSLPYTFQIIDDDSVNAFATMGGFVYINTGLMVKATNEAELASVVAHEVGHIVGRHALKAIQRRAIASGLMRATGLEESDAIRLGIEVGFNLPRSRENELEADQFGLNNLQKAGYAPIAMVTFMETLLKYSGGSNLAILSTHPATQDRIVLLREQLNPNTASRGDGLNPREYQRQIRSLF
- a CDS encoding serine/threonine protein phosphatase → MSQRRIVIGDVHGHYYALMSLLEAIAPSQEDKIYFLGDLIDRGPHSAQVVQFLMDNQYPCLLGNHEKMLLDAIGDGKVLRDELHIWLYCGGYATLESYQNNIPQEHVNWLKALPLYLDLGDIWLVHAGLDPKLTIEEQSSEQFCWIRKPFHGMSEPYFNDKLIVTGHTITFTLPGVKPGKIARGRGWIDIETGAYHPRSGWLTAFDVDNEKIHQINTKDRVYRCLTLQQAIIDIDPSKISQKVTEDDLE
- a CDS encoding DUF697 domain-containing protein, producing MGVKLDKPILITTVGLGLTVWLWSNLGDSVVAIGEWSVSGAIALGGLLWLLQNKGKKQPSPPLVRINLDITKVNGAIASCQQMLTSLAQEAPELNLTSLKQQLEGLPESLNRETLTLTITGANKVGKTTLKKLLETNYSNLSWQETTTALDNSDLLLFLVNGDLTESEWSKIQQWHSLNHNIILVFNKQDQYLPEEQVLITAQLKQRVQSIIPVENVIAIASQPKPVKVREHQTDGTIKEWLEDPQPLIQPLQERLNYITQNHHQQLVLATTWREAKQLQQKVKTLSNQLRFERALPIIEQYQWLAAASALANPIAALDLLVTLGINGQMLVDLGKIYQQQFSLSQAQTAAATLGELMLKLGLVEVSTQTIAGMLKTNAITYIAGGSVQAISAAYLTRVAGLSLVEYFQEQDVTLEGWNLDKLAAKIKQVFAQNQKMSIIQNLVKQGV
- a CDS encoding tRNA-(ms[2]io[6]A)-hydroxylase, which produces MLLPTTTKINIIKKPTSSGWINQALNNLEIILLDHSHCERKAAGVALNFLFRYPSYHELVRQLTAIAKEELEHFELVNQWLERLDIPLGPLKPSPYGAKLKDQISKQEPERFLDSLLVAALIEARSHERLGLLAQFCPNPELASFYRGLMVSEARHYGIYWLLAHHYFEKEKVNQRLEELAFIESEILANLYPEARIHS
- a CDS encoding type II toxin-antitoxin system HicB family antitoxin — protein: MKGEFTAIIEKASEGGYWAICPEIPGANAPGESKEFLAQKILKKMPKTSNRST